A stretch of the Pseudomonas helvetica genome encodes the following:
- the atpB gene encoding F0F1 ATP synthase subunit A, producing MAAESASGYIQHHLQNLTFGQLPTGGWGFAHTAAEAKAMGFWAFHVDTLGWSVALGLIFVLLFRMAAKKATSGVPGALQNFVEVLVEFVDSSVKDSFHGRSPVVAPLALTIFVWVFMMNAIDLVPVDWIPQLAAAISGNHEIPFRAVSTTDPNATLAMAFSVFALIIFYSIKIKGIGGFIGELTLHPFGSKNIFVQALLIPVNFLLEFVTLIAKPISLALRLFGNMYAGELVFILIAVMFGSGLLWLSGLGIVLQWAWAVFHILIITLQAFIFMMLTIVYLSMAHEENH from the coding sequence ATGGCAGCAGAATCCGCTTCGGGCTATATCCAGCACCACTTGCAAAACCTGACCTTCGGTCAGCTACCTACCGGCGGCTGGGGTTTTGCCCACACCGCAGCAGAAGCCAAGGCAATGGGCTTTTGGGCTTTCCACGTCGATACCCTCGGCTGGTCGGTCGCGTTGGGGCTGATCTTCGTTCTTCTTTTCCGCATGGCGGCGAAGAAGGCGACTTCCGGCGTACCAGGTGCCTTGCAGAACTTCGTTGAAGTATTGGTCGAATTCGTCGACAGCAGCGTGAAAGACAGCTTCCATGGCCGTAGCCCGGTGGTTGCACCTTTGGCACTGACCATCTTCGTCTGGGTGTTCATGATGAACGCCATCGACCTGGTACCGGTCGACTGGATCCCGCAACTGGCTGCGGCCATTTCCGGCAACCACGAGATTCCGTTCCGCGCCGTATCGACCACCGACCCGAACGCTACGCTGGCCATGGCCTTCTCGGTGTTCGCGCTGATCATTTTCTACAGCATCAAAATCAAGGGCATCGGCGGCTTTATCGGCGAACTGACCCTGCACCCGTTCGGCAGCAAGAACATTTTTGTTCAGGCGCTGCTGATTCCGGTGAACTTCCTGCTGGAATTCGTGACGCTGATTGCCAAGCCAATCTCGCTGGCACTGCGTCTGTTCGGCAACATGTACGCTGGCGAGCTGGTGTTTATCCTGATCGCCGTGATGTTCGGCAGCGGCCTGCTCTGGCTTAGCGGCCTGGGCATTGTGCTGCAGTGGGCGTGGGCTGTGTTCCACATCCTGATCATCACCCTGCAGGCGTTTATCTTCATGATGCTGACCATCGTCTACCTGTCGATGGCGCACGAAGAGAACCATTAA
- a CDS encoding F0F1 ATP synthase subunit I, translating to METRTPNRLPFHRLAVFPVLLAQFVVLLLAATALWRWHGVVAGYSGLCGGLIALLPNVYFAHRAFRFSGARAAQAIVRSFYAGEAGKLILTAVLFALTFAGVKPLAPLAVFGVFVLTQLVSWFAPLLMRTRLSRP from the coding sequence ATGGAAACCCGCACGCCAAACCGCTTGCCGTTCCATCGCTTGGCGGTTTTTCCCGTGTTATTGGCGCAATTTGTCGTTTTGCTGCTTGCAGCGACGGCGCTCTGGCGATGGCATGGAGTCGTAGCCGGATACTCAGGACTCTGCGGAGGTCTGATAGCCTTGCTTCCCAATGTTTATTTCGCTCACAGGGCATTTCGGTTTTCCGGCGCCCGAGCAGCTCAAGCCATTGTCCGGTCTTTTTATGCCGGCGAGGCAGGCAAACTGATTTTGACGGCAGTGCTCTTTGCATTGACGTTCGCAGGTGTGAAGCCACTGGCGCCGCTAGCTGTATTCGGCGTCTTCGTGCTGACCCAACTGGTCAGCTGGTTCGCTCCCCTGCTGATGAGAACAAGACTTTCGAGACCTTAG
- a CDS encoding ParB/RepB/Spo0J family partition protein, which yields MAVKKRGLGRGLDALLSGPTVSSLEEQAVQADQRELQHLPLDLIQRGKYQPRRDMDPQALEELAQSIKAQGVMQPIVVRPIGAGRFEIIAGERRWRASQQAGQETIPAMVRDVPDETAIAMALIENIQREDLNPIEEAVALQRLQQEFQLTQQQVAEAVGKSRVTVANLLRLIALPEVIKTMLSHGDLEMGHARALLGLPENQQVEGARHVVARGLTVRQTEALVRQWLSGKPALAEPSKPDPDIARLEQRLAERLGSAVQIRHGKKGKGQLVIGYNSLDELQGVLAHIR from the coding sequence ATGGCCGTCAAGAAACGAGGTCTCGGACGTGGACTGGATGCACTGCTGAGTGGTCCGACTGTCAGTTCGCTTGAAGAGCAAGCGGTGCAGGCCGATCAGCGTGAGCTGCAGCACCTGCCGCTGGACCTGATCCAGCGCGGCAAGTACCAGCCGCGTCGCGACATGGACCCTCAGGCGCTGGAAGAACTGGCGCAGTCGATCAAGGCTCAAGGCGTGATGCAGCCGATCGTGGTTCGCCCGATCGGTGCCGGCCGCTTTGAAATCATCGCCGGCGAACGCCGCTGGCGCGCCAGCCAGCAGGCTGGCCAGGAAACCATCCCGGCGATGGTGCGCGATGTGCCGGATGAAACCGCAATCGCCATGGCGTTGATCGAGAACATCCAGCGCGAAGACCTCAATCCGATCGAGGAAGCGGTCGCCCTGCAGCGTCTGCAGCAGGAATTCCAGCTGACTCAGCAGCAAGTCGCCGAAGCTGTGGGCAAATCCCGCGTGACCGTGGCCAACTTGTTGCGCCTGATTGCATTGCCGGAAGTCATCAAGACCATGCTGTCCCACGGCGACCTGGAAATGGGTCATGCCCGGGCTTTGCTCGGGTTGCCGGAAAATCAACAGGTCGAGGGGGCGCGACATGTTGTCGCACGTGGCCTCACCGTGCGTCAGACCGAGGCCCTGGTTCGCCAGTGGTTGAGTGGTAAACCGGCGCTCGCCGAACCCTCGAAACCGGACCCGGATATCGCTCGTCTCGAACAACGCCTGGCAGAGCGCCTAGGCTCTGCGGTGCAGATCCGCCACGGGAAGAAGGGCAAAGGGCAGTTGGTGATTGGCTACAACTCCCTTGATGAGCTTCAAGGCGTCCTCGCACATATCCGCTGA
- a CDS encoding ParA family protein, protein MAKVFAIANQKGGVGKTTTCINLAASLVATKRRVLLIDLDPQGNATMGSGVDKHGLENSVYDLLIGECDLAQAMHFSEHGGYQLLPANRDLTAAEVVLLEMQMKESRLRSALAPIRENYDYILIDCPPSLSMLTLNALVASDGVIIPMQCEYFALEGLSDLVDNIKRIAELLNPNLKIEGLLRTMYDPRLSLMNDVSAQLKEHFGEQLYDTVIPRNIRLAEAPSYGMPALAYDKQSRGALAYLALAGEMVRRQRKNSRIAAAQAT, encoded by the coding sequence ATGGCTAAGGTATTCGCGATAGCGAACCAAAAGGGTGGTGTGGGCAAGACCACCACCTGCATCAACCTCGCAGCATCCCTGGTCGCGACCAAGCGCCGGGTGTTGTTGATCGATCTTGATCCACAGGGCAACGCCACCATGGGTAGCGGTGTGGATAAACACGGCCTGGAAAACTCGGTCTACGACCTGTTGATCGGCGAATGCGATCTGGCCCAGGCCATGCACTTTTCCGAACACGGTGGTTACCAGTTGTTGCCGGCCAACCGCGATTTAACCGCGGCTGAAGTCGTTCTGCTGGAAATGCAGATGAAGGAAAGCCGTCTGCGCAGCGCTTTGGCGCCGATCCGTGAGAACTACGATTACATTTTGATCGACTGCCCACCGTCGCTGTCGATGCTCACGCTCAATGCTCTGGTTGCCTCCGACGGGGTAATTATCCCCATGCAGTGCGAGTATTTCGCGCTCGAAGGGTTGAGCGACCTTGTGGATAACATCAAGCGCATCGCTGAGCTGCTGAACCCGAACCTGAAAATCGAAGGCCTGCTGCGGACTATGTACGACCCGCGCCTGAGCCTGATGAACGATGTGTCGGCGCAGCTCAAGGAACACTTCGGCGAGCAACTGTACGACACCGTGATACCGCGCAACATCCGTCTGGCCGAAGCGCCAAGTTATGGCATGCCGGCGTTGGCCTATGACAAACAATCCCGTGGCGCACTGGCCTATCTGGCCCTGGCGGGCGAGATGGTTCGTCGTCAACGCAAAAATTCACGCATTGCCGCTGCTCAGGCAACTTAA
- the rsmG gene encoding 16S rRNA (guanine(527)-N(7))-methyltransferase RsmG → MSSLVTSQHAEELSTGARQLGVNLTETQHAQLLGYLALLIKWNKAYNLTAVRDPDEMVSRHLLDSLSVMSFIENGRWLDVGSGGGMPGIPLAILFPESQVTCLDSNGKKTRFLTQVKLELKLDNLQVIHSRVEAFTPELPFNGIISRAFSSMENFSNWTRHLGDSDTRWLAMKGVHPADELVALPADFHLDSEHALAVPGCQGQRHLLILRRRA, encoded by the coding sequence TTGAGTTCGTTGGTCACCTCGCAACATGCCGAAGAGTTATCCACAGGTGCTCGCCAGCTCGGTGTGAACCTGACAGAAACCCAGCACGCGCAGCTGCTGGGTTATCTGGCCCTGTTGATCAAATGGAACAAGGCTTACAACCTGACCGCCGTGCGTGATCCGGACGAAATGGTTTCGCGGCACCTGCTCGACAGCCTGAGCGTGATGTCCTTCATCGAAAACGGTCGCTGGCTGGATGTTGGCAGTGGCGGCGGCATGCCGGGTATTCCACTGGCGATCCTGTTTCCCGAGTCGCAAGTGACGTGCCTGGACAGCAACGGCAAGAAAACCCGCTTCCTGACTCAGGTCAAACTCGAACTCAAACTGGATAACCTGCAAGTTATCCACAGTCGCGTCGAAGCCTTCACGCCTGAACTGCCGTTCAACGGGATTATTTCCCGGGCATTCAGCAGCATGGAGAACTTCAGCAACTGGACTCGCCACTTGGGCGATAGCGACACGCGTTGGCTGGCAATGAAGGGCGTTCATCCCGCCGATGAGCTGGTAGCATTGCCGGCAGACTTCCACCTCGATAGCGAACACGCCCTGGCCGTACCCGGTTGCCAAGGCCAACGCCATCTGCTGATACTGCGCCGCAGGGCATGA